A window of Trichocoleus sp. contains these coding sequences:
- a CDS encoding transposase, with amino-acid sequence MTIPFGAKIAISCVDGYVFLEHLDWNNFNESTHLPTQIERFQQRFGHYPASIHADQIYRTRANHQYCRERGIRLSGKPLGRPKQSEQAQIQRQAQADAAIRNQVEGKFGVGKRHFSLARVMAKLAPTAETAIAMTFLVMNLEQLLRQLLFVFWSVVLLQAVFQFNRWQRQWRDPQFALTAA; translated from the coding sequence TTGACAATACCATTCGGTGCCAAGATTGCCATCAGTTGTGTCGATGGCTATGTGTTTTTAGAGCATCTCGACTGGAACAACTTCAACGAATCGACCCATTTGCCAACGCAAATCGAACGCTTCCAGCAACGCTTTGGTCACTATCCTGCCTCAATTCATGCTGACCAGATCTACCGCACCCGTGCCAACCATCAGTATTGCCGAGAACGGGGGATTCGTTTGAGTGGAAAACCGTTAGGCAGACCCAAACAGAGCGAACAAGCCCAAATCCAAAGGCAAGCCCAAGCAGATGCAGCGATTCGCAATCAGGTGGAGGGCAAGTTTGGTGTGGGCAAGCGTCACTTCAGTTTAGCTCGTGTCATGGCGAAACTCGCGCCAACGGCAGAAACAGCGATTGCAATGACGTTCCTGGTGATGAATCTGGAGCAGTTGCTCCGGCAACTTCTTTTTGTTTTTTGGAGCGTTGTGCTCCTTCAGGCAGTGTTTCAGTTCAACCGATGGCAGCGGCAGTGGCGCGATCCTCAATTCGCCCTGACTGCTGCTTAA